DNA sequence from the Amycolatopsis sp. Hca4 genome:
CGGCGTGTCCGGGGCCGCGGGCGCGGCGTCGGCGCAGGTCGGCAACCTCGCCTTCCTGCGCCGCCAGGTCGACGGCGGCCAGCTCGACCCCGCGCAGGCCATCACGGCGTACTCCGCGCTCACCGGGTCCCTCATCAGCCTCGACACCGCGGCCACCGCGGGCGCCGGTGACGGTACCCTCGGCGGCCTGCCCGCCGGGCTGCACGAACTGCTGGTGGCCGGCGAGCAGGTGTCGCTCAGCCAGGCCCTCGTCTCCTACGGCATCGGGCGGGCCGGGCTGACGCCGAGCGAGCTGGCCACCCTGCGCGCCGCCGAGCTGCGGCTCGCCGACCGGCTCGTCGACTTCCGCTCCGCGGCGGGCGACTCGCTGCAGCGCGACTTCGCCGCGATCGCCGAAGGCGCCCAGGCCCAGAGCCGGGCCCGGATGGTCGAAACGGTGCTGAACGCCCAGAGCGGCGCGGTCGACGACGCCTTCCGCGCGCTGCCGGCCGCGGACTGGGCCGCCGCCTCCTCGGCGATGCACACGCAGATCGGCCGGCTCGCCGACCGGCTCGGCGCGTCGGCGTCGCAGACCGCCGCCGACCTGGTCGACGACTCCAGCAGCGGGGCCGGCCTGCTCGCGGTGCTGCTGTTCGCCGCGATGGTGCTGGCCGTCGCGGTCGTCTTCCTCATCACCCGCCAGCTGCTGCGCTCCCTGAAGGTGCTGCGCCGCAGCGCCCTCGACGTCGCCGAGACCGCGCTGCCGGAGGCGGTCCGCAACATCCAGGAGGGCCGGGCGCAGGGCACCGACGTCCAGCCGGTCGGCGTGCACACCGACGACGAGGTCGGCGAGGTGGCGCGGGCCTTCGACAAGGTGCACCACCAGGCGCTGCGGCTGGCGACCGAGCAGGCCGCGATGCGCACCGGCTACGGCAGCGTCTTCGTCAACCTGTCGCGGCGCAGCCAGAGCCTGGTGCAGCGGCAGCTGCAGCTGATCGAGCAGCTCGAGCGGGACGAGGAGGACGCCGATCAGCTGGCGACGCTGTTCCAGCTCGACCACCTCGCCACCCGGATGCGGCGCAACAACGAGAACCTGATGGTGCTCTCGGGTGCCGAGCCGGGCCGCCGGTCCGGGAAGCCGGTGGGCACCACCGACATGCTGCGCGCGGCGGTGTCGGAGATCGAGCAGTACCAGCGCGTCCAGGTCCAGCCGCCGCCCCCGGCCCGGATCGTCGGGTACGCGGCGAGCGACCTGATGCGCCTGGTCGCCGAGCTGCTGGACAACGCCACGGCGTTCTCCGCGCCGGAGACCAGCGTGACGGTGGCCTCCCGGCTGGGCGAGAACGGCTCGCTCGAGATCGACATCCTCGACAAGGGCATCGGGATGAACGAGTGCGAGGTGATCGAGGCGAACACCCGGCTGACCGAGGCCGGGTCGGTCGACCTGGTGACGTCGCGCCGGATGGGCCTGTTCGTCGTCGGCAGGCTGGCCAGCAGGCACCGGATCGGGGTGTCGCTGCACGGCGGCAAGGACATCGTCGGCGTCCGCGCCACGGTCGTCGTCCCGCCGGAGCTGGTGATGCCGGTGACCGACGGCCCGGCGACCGGCCCGATCGGCGCCCTCCAGCAGCACCCGGCGAGCCCGGCGGCGGGCAACCGGCTGCCGCGCCGCCCGGTCAACGGCTCGTCCCGCCCGCGGCCGGTGGTGCCGCAGCAGCCGGCGATGGGCGAGGAGCGGTGGCCGTCGGCGAGCGACCTGGCCGGGCTGTCCGGCGTGCGCCCGCCGTCGGACCTGGAGATCTCCGGGACGGCGCTGTTCGCCCCGATCGAGAAGGACGACGACGTCCCGCCGCAGCGCCCGGCCCTGCCGCAGCTGCCCGCGGTGCTGCCGCTGCCGGGCCGCCCGCCGCGCGCGGACGACCTGCCGGCGGGCAAGGACCTGTTCACGGCCAACGAGACGACGCTCAGCGACTGGTGGCAGGAGGCGACCGCGGGGCAGGAGCCGCCCCCGCCGGCCCCGGCCCCGGACCGCTCCGAGACGACGCCGATCTTCGACGAGATGCTGTCGGCCTGGTTCCGCGAGGACAAGCCGGCCGCCTCCGAGGAAGAGCCGGCCGCCGCACAGGAGACGCCGCCGGAGGAGCGCCGCAGCTGGGACTTCGCCAGCGACGAGAACTTCCGCACGGTCCAGGAGGTGACGAAGAAGGCCGAGCCGACGGCGTTCACGGACGCGGGCCTTCCGCGCCGCCGCCGCGGCGAGCAGCTCCTTCCGGGCAGCGCCACCCCGGCCGTCCCGGCGGCCCCCCAGCCGGCCCCGCCGCGCCCGGACCTCCCGGTCCGCGACCCGGCGGACGTCCGCGGCCGCTTGAGCAGCTTCCAGCAGGGCGTGACCCGCGGCCGCCGCCAGACGGCGGCCCAGCGGTCCCGCCCGGCCCAGCCGACGACACCGGGGACGCCGGTGGGCCCGGGCCTTGGCACGGCCCAGTCGGCGGGCCAGGCGGCCCAGCAGGCCCAGCCGGCGGCCGAGCAGAGCGCGAAGACGGCGGGGCAGGGTGCGGACGCGTCGCAGGCCGCGCAGCAGCTCCGGCCGCAGCCGGCCGCCGCGCAGGGTGCGGAGGCGGCCGGTCAGGGTGCGGATGCCTCGCAGGTGACCCAGCAGTTCCGGCCGCAGCCGGCGGCCGGGCAGGGTGCGGAGGCGGGCCAGGGCACGGACGCGTCGCAGGCCGCGCAGCAGTTCCGGCCCCAGCCGGCGGCCGAGCAGAGCCCGGCCACGGGCCGGCAGGCGGCGGCGCCGGCCACCCCGCAGCAGCCGGGTGCCGCCGAGCAGGCCGTCCCGCAGCAGCCGGGTGCGGCCGAGCCGGAACCGGAGCAGGCCGCACCGCAGCAGGCGACCGCCCGGCAGGCGCCGGAAGCCACCACGCCGCCGGACGAGACGAGCACCCGGCCCCCGGCGGGCGGCGCGCTGCCCAGCCGTCGTCCGGCGACCGAGTCCACCTCCGGCACCCTCCCGCGGCCCGCCCTCCCGCAGCCCTCCGGCCGTCCGCCCGGCGTCTTCCAGGAGTCCGGGCAGCTGCCGGTCGCCAACGGCCGTCCCGCCGTCCCGCCGGCCGCGCTGCCCGCCCGGAAGCCACCGGAGACGCCCGCTCCGCGCCGCGAAGAGACCGCCGTCGAGGCCACCACCGAGTGGAACTTCGGCACCGACGACGGCTGGCGCGCGGTGCAAGCGGTGTCCCAGTCGGTACCCTCCACCTTCACTTCGGCAGGATTGCCCCGGCGCCGTCGCGGGGAGCAGCTGCTCCCGGGCAGCGCCGGACCGTCCACCGGGGCCACGGCCCCCCGACCACAACGGGACGCACACGACGTGCGCGGCCGCCTGCGGAGCTTCCAGCAGGGCATCGAGCGCGGACGCCACCGCACCGCACAGGCGGCCGAGACCAACCACGAGACCTTGGAGGGTGAATGACCTCGCCGAGTAGCGCGCAGCCGACGCAGAACCAGTTCGGCTGGCTGGTGAACGACTTCGCGGAGCGGGTGCCCGGCGTGGCGCACGCCGTGGTCGTCTCGGCGGACGGCCTGCTGCTGACCGCGTCGAACCGGCTCCCGCTCGACCGGGCCGACCAGCTCGCCGCGGTCGCGTCCGGGCTGGTCAGCCTCACCCAGGGCGCGGCCCGGTGCTTCGAGGCAGGCGCGGTCAACGAGACCGTCGTCGAGATGGAGCTGGGCATCATGGTGCTGATGTCGATCAGCGACGGCTCGTGCCTGGCCGTGCTCGCCGCCCCCAACTGCGACATCGGGCAGGTCGCCTACGAGATGACGATGCTCGTCGACCGGGTCGGTCAGATCCTCACCCCGGAGCTGCGCGCCCAGCTCCAGGGCTCCGGGGGGTCGCTGATCGGCGAACCGGTGGGATGATGGCGCGATGAGCACGGGGTCCGGATTCGACGGCGAACCACCCGGGGGGCACCGCCCCGCCGGGCGTGGGGACGACGGCACGTTCGCCGACGTCCTCAACGGGTTCACGCTGGATTCCGGCCGTGCCCGCCGGAAGCGCAAGAAGAGCAAGGAGTCCCCGCAACCCCCGGCCGCCGGTGCGCACGCGGCCGCGGATCCGCCGGCGCCCGCGCCGTCGGCCGACCAAGGAGATCGTGTGACCTCTTTAGTCTCGCCCCCCGGCAGTACCGACGGGGACAGTCCCAGGCCGGGTGGGCTGTTCGACCCCGGCCCGCCCAGCGGCGAATTCGTCATGCCCGCGGTGTTCGAGCCGCCGCCCGCGCCGGAGGAGCTGACGGCGATCGTCCGGCCGTACGCGCTGACCGGCGGCCGCACCAAGGCCAATTACGCCCTGGAGCTGGAGACACTGATCTCCGCGAAGGACTACGCTGCCACCGGTGGCTTCCCCGAAGTGGCTGCGGAGCAGATCGAGTGCATCTCGATCATGGAAGAGTGCCGGACCCCCCGTTCGGTCGCCGAGATCGTTTCGGCGCTGCGGGTGCCACTGGGCGTGGCCCGGGTGCTGATCAGCGACGCGGCCGACGCGGGGCTGGTCACGGTGCACAAGACGATTACGGGCAATGACGGCGCCGAGGCACATCTGGTGTTGATGGAAAGGGTTTTGAGTGGACTCCGTCGGCTTTAAGGCACCGCGGGACACCGCGCCCCCGACCATGACCTCCGCCAAGATCGTGGTGGCCGGCGGCTTCGGCGCGGGGAAGACGACGTTCGTCGGGTCGGTGTCGGAGATCGTGCCGCTGACCACCGAGGCGATGATGACCGACGCCAGCGTGGGGGTCGACAACCTCGACCACACGCCGGGCAAGTCGACGACCACGGTGGCGATGGACTTCGGCCGCGTCTCGCTGGACGCGGACCTGATCCTGTACCTGTTCGGCACGCCCGGGCAGCAGCGGTTCTGGTTCATGTGGGACGACCTGGTCCGCGGCGCCATCGGCGCGGTGGTACTGGCCGACACCCGCCGGCTGGCCGACTCGTTCGCGCCGATCGACTTCTTCGAGGACCGCGGGCTGCCGTACATCGTCGGCATCAACACGTTCGACGGCGTGCTGGAGCACGACATCAACGACGTCCGCGAGGCGCTGTCGATCGACCCGAACATCCCGATCGTCCGCTGTGACGCGCGGGACCGCGAGTCGACCAAGCAGACCCTGATCACGCTGGTCGAGTACGCGATGCGGCAGTGGATCGCGCTGCGGGCGGCCAACGCGCGCTGACGGTGGCGGAGCCAAGGCCCGGGGGACCCCCCGGGCCCGGCGCCGCTCACGCACGGCGGTAGCGCAGCAGCACGACCTCGTCGTCGAAGACGCGCGACTGCGCCAGGGTGAGGCCGAGGCGCGCGGTGCCCTCGGCGAACGGCCGCTTGCCGCCGCCGAGGACGACCGGGTGCACGAACACCTGGTACTCGTCGATCAGGCCGCGGGCGGTGAGCTCCGCGGCCAGTTCCGCGCCGCCCATCAGCAGCACGTCCTCGCCCGGTTCGGCCTTCAGGGCCGCCACCGCCGCACCGAGGTCACCGCCGACGACGCGGGTGTTCCAGTCCGCCTTCTCCAACGTCCGCGAGAACACCACCTTCGGCGTCGCCCGCCAGACCGGGGCGAACGCGATGTCGTGCGGGTGGTCCGAGATCGACTCGGCGGTCGGCCAGTACGCGGACATCATGTCCCAGACCTTCCGCCCGTAGGCGAACTCGCCGCAGCGCGCGGTCACCTGCTGCGAGTAGGCCGACAGCTCCGGGCCCAGCACCGGCCAGTCGAACTCGCCGTTCGGGCCTTCGACGCAGCCGTCGAGCGAAGTGTGGACCATGTGGACGATCTCGCGCATTTGCCTCTCCTCCTGGTGGGCTGACCGAGGAGGTCGGAGCCGCGGACGCGGACCGGACACGCGCGCCGGAGAAACTTTCAGTACTCGTCGTGGCGCCGCCACCACGAGCTGGGCGCGTCGTCGCCGCGGCTCTCCTCTTCCCAGGCTTCCTGGCGGCCGAGCGGCGTGACGTCGAGGTAGCGGTGGGAGGCGAGGAACATCTCGCCGCCGCGCCCGGTGGTGAAGTAGGTGCGGTAGACCCGGTCGCCGTCGCGCAGGAACACGCTGACGCCGAAGCCGGAGCCGACGCCGCAGTCCTCGGTGAAGTCGCTGCCGTGCGCGGACAACCACGGCACGTCCCAGCCCATCCGTGCCTTGTACCGCTCGATCTCGGCCAGGGTGGCGGGCGCGACGACCTTGAGCGTGACGTCGCGGGCGTGCAGGTGGGCCAGGTGCGGCAGGTTGTCGAGGACCAGCGAGCAGCCGGGGCAGCCCGCCTTGTCGCCCGGGTGCAGCATGAAGTGGTAGACGATCAGCTGGCGGCGGCCGTCGAACAGGTCGAGCAGGCTCTGCGTCCCGTCGGCCGAGTCGAACGCGTAGTCCTTGGTGAAGGGCACCATCGGCAGCCGGCGGCGTTCGGCGGCGAGGTGGTCCGCCGCCTTCATGAGCTCCTTCTCCTTGACGAGCAGCGCGTCGCGGGCCGCCTGCCACTGTTCGGGCGAGACGATCTCGGGCAGGGCGTGGTGGGTCGCGGTCATCGGGCGTCCTTTCCTCGGATGAAGCGGGTCAGGTCTTCGAAGCTGGAGGTCCAGCCCTCGTCGTGGCCGTCGCGGTCGGCGACGGTCGGGAAGCCGCTCTGGACGAAGGTCATCTCGGTCTTGCCGTCGAGGTCGGCGAAGCCGA
Encoded proteins:
- a CDS encoding nitrate- and nitrite sensing domain-containing protein; the protein is MPVGELLGRAPRRSKGKAVWRALVQWRDWSLPVKLSAVTVVPIVLALVLGVATIAAQVGRSDEYQRLDRLVALGGGVRTLTAALQQERTVTSAMLTAGTVGGTPELAAARKATDAATGPFTAEQARAAEVEPGVSGAAGAASAQVGNLAFLRRQVDGGQLDPAQAITAYSALTGSLISLDTAATAGAGDGTLGGLPAGLHELLVAGEQVSLSQALVSYGIGRAGLTPSELATLRAAELRLADRLVDFRSAAGDSLQRDFAAIAEGAQAQSRARMVETVLNAQSGAVDDAFRALPAADWAAASSAMHTQIGRLADRLGASASQTAADLVDDSSSGAGLLAVLLFAAMVLAVAVVFLITRQLLRSLKVLRRSALDVAETALPEAVRNIQEGRAQGTDVQPVGVHTDDEVGEVARAFDKVHHQALRLATEQAAMRTGYGSVFVNLSRRSQSLVQRQLQLIEQLERDEEDADQLATLFQLDHLATRMRRNNENLMVLSGAEPGRRSGKPVGTTDMLRAAVSEIEQYQRVQVQPPPPARIVGYAASDLMRLVAELLDNATAFSAPETSVTVASRLGENGSLEIDILDKGIGMNECEVIEANTRLTEAGSVDLVTSRRMGLFVVGRLASRHRIGVSLHGGKDIVGVRATVVVPPELVMPVTDGPATGPIGALQQHPASPAAGNRLPRRPVNGSSRPRPVVPQQPAMGEERWPSASDLAGLSGVRPPSDLEISGTALFAPIEKDDDVPPQRPALPQLPAVLPLPGRPPRADDLPAGKDLFTANETTLSDWWQEATAGQEPPPPAPAPDRSETTPIFDEMLSAWFREDKPAASEEEPAAAQETPPEERRSWDFASDENFRTVQEVTKKAEPTAFTDAGLPRRRRGEQLLPGSATPAVPAAPQPAPPRPDLPVRDPADVRGRLSSFQQGVTRGRRQTAAQRSRPAQPTTPGTPVGPGLGTAQSAGQAAQQAQPAAEQSAKTAGQGADASQAAQQLRPQPAAAQGAEAAGQGADASQVTQQFRPQPAAGQGAEAGQGTDASQAAQQFRPQPAAEQSPATGRQAAAPATPQQPGAAEQAVPQQPGAAEPEPEQAAPQQATARQAPEATTPPDETSTRPPAGGALPSRRPATESTSGTLPRPALPQPSGRPPGVFQESGQLPVANGRPAVPPAALPARKPPETPAPRREETAVEATTEWNFGTDDGWRAVQAVSQSVPSTFTSAGLPRRRRGEQLLPGSAGPSTGATAPRPQRDAHDVRGRLRSFQQGIERGRHRTAQAAETNHETLEGE
- a CDS encoding roadblock/LC7 domain-containing protein; the protein is MTSPSSAQPTQNQFGWLVNDFAERVPGVAHAVVVSADGLLLTASNRLPLDRADQLAAVASGLVSLTQGAARCFEAGAVNETVVEMELGIMVLMSISDGSCLAVLAAPNCDIGQVAYEMTMLVDRVGQILTPELRAQLQGSGGSLIGEPVG
- a CDS encoding DUF899 domain-containing protein, with the protein product MTATHHALPEIVSPEQWQAARDALLVKEKELMKAADHLAAERRRLPMVPFTKDYAFDSADGTQSLLDLFDGRRQLIVYHFMLHPGDKAGCPGCSLVLDNLPHLAHLHARDVTLKVVAPATLAEIERYKARMGWDVPWLSAHGSDFTEDCGVGSGFGVSVFLRDGDRVYRTYFTTGRGGEMFLASHRYLDVTPLGRQEAWEEESRGDDAPSSWWRRHDEY
- a CDS encoding DUF742 domain-containing protein, with protein sequence MSTGSGFDGEPPGGHRPAGRGDDGTFADVLNGFTLDSGRARRKRKKSKESPQPPAAGAHAAADPPAPAPSADQGDRVTSLVSPPGSTDGDSPRPGGLFDPGPPSGEFVMPAVFEPPPAPEELTAIVRPYALTGGRTKANYALELETLISAKDYAATGGFPEVAAEQIECISIMEECRTPRSVAEIVSALRVPLGVARVLISDAADAGLVTVHKTITGNDGAEAHLVLMERVLSGLRRL
- a CDS encoding ATP/GTP-binding protein; its protein translation is MTSAKIVVAGGFGAGKTTFVGSVSEIVPLTTEAMMTDASVGVDNLDHTPGKSTTTVAMDFGRVSLDADLILYLFGTPGQQRFWFMWDDLVRGAIGAVVLADTRRLADSFAPIDFFEDRGLPYIVGINTFDGVLEHDINDVREALSIDPNIPIVRCDARDRESTKQTLITLVEYAMRQWIALRAANAR
- a CDS encoding dihydrofolate reductase family protein, translating into MREIVHMVHTSLDGCVEGPNGEFDWPVLGPELSAYSQQVTARCGEFAYGRKVWDMMSAYWPTAESISDHPHDIAFAPVWRATPKVVFSRTLEKADWNTRVVGGDLGAAVAALKAEPGEDVLLMGGAELAAELTARGLIDEYQVFVHPVVLGGGKRPFAEGTARLGLTLAQSRVFDDEVVLLRYRRA